One region of Myxococcus stipitatus genomic DNA includes:
- a CDS encoding ParA family protein: protein MALIAFCTIKGGVGKTTLCAHVAAALADAGKRVLLLDLDPQAHASLVLGLETRDGPCVADALGPRPRHRLDEVVVASPKRPSLFIAPASPRMAAMERELFQWGHRLQAIPRALKTLSWTPDVIIADTPPSIGAYTEAVLGFSDLVVAPVPTGAFALQGLGEIEAAWRDIREQQGGELVAVVNLWDRRTTATNVAMEEALKDSTVPVLRARIPRSESINQAGLGYEVVFDTSPTAPGVEELRALAQELAKRVGLR, encoded by the coding sequence ATGGCGCTGATTGCGTTCTGCACCATCAAGGGCGGCGTGGGGAAGACGACGTTGTGCGCGCACGTCGCGGCGGCGCTGGCGGATGCCGGCAAGCGGGTGCTGCTGTTGGACCTGGACCCGCAGGCGCATGCGTCGCTGGTGCTGGGGTTGGAGACGCGGGACGGCCCCTGCGTGGCGGACGCGCTGGGGCCAAGGCCGCGTCATCGGCTGGACGAGGTGGTGGTGGCCTCTCCGAAGCGGCCGAGCCTCTTCATCGCTCCAGCCTCGCCGCGCATGGCGGCGATGGAGCGGGAGCTGTTCCAGTGGGGGCACCGGCTCCAGGCCATCCCCCGCGCGCTGAAGACGCTGAGCTGGACGCCGGACGTCATCATCGCGGACACGCCGCCGAGCATCGGCGCGTACACGGAGGCGGTGCTGGGCTTCTCGGACCTCGTCGTCGCGCCGGTGCCCACGGGCGCGTTCGCGCTCCAGGGGTTGGGGGAGATCGAGGCCGCGTGGCGGGACATCCGCGAGCAGCAGGGCGGCGAGCTGGTGGCGGTGGTGAACCTGTGGGATCGCCGCACCACGGCCACCAACGTGGCCATGGAGGAGGCGCTGAAGGACTCCACGGTGCCGGTGCTGCGCGCGCGAATCCCGCGCTCGGAATCCATCAACCAGGCGGGCCTGGGCTACGAGGTCGTCTTCGACACGAGCCCCACGGCGCCCGGCGTCGAGGAGTTGCGCGCCCTGGCCCAGGAGCTGGCGAAGCGCGTGGGCCTGCGCTGA
- a CDS encoding MBL fold metallo-hydrolase: MDIRFYGVRGSIAVSGSRIGGNTACVEVTSQGHRLILDAGTGIRALGEAMMREGPPHQVSMFFSHLHWDHVQGFPFFTPAYLPTSELTLYGPGANGAQALQAELAAQMQPPHFPVPLSIMRSRMDFRSALHARPVEVGPFKVTPIDVPHPQGCLAYRVEAEGHSFIYATDVEVCMKDLSPEVARLFEGADVLCLDAQYTPEEYEGVRGISKKGWGHSTMMDAAGVAKTVGARRLCLFHHDPAHTDEVLEDMAEQARAVFPVVEPAREGQRLVLGRAASA, encoded by the coding sequence ATGGATATCCGGTTTTACGGCGTTCGCGGAAGCATCGCGGTGTCTGGCTCGCGCATCGGTGGCAACACCGCGTGCGTGGAGGTGACGAGCCAGGGCCACCGGCTCATCCTCGACGCGGGCACGGGCATCCGCGCGCTGGGGGAGGCCATGATGCGCGAGGGCCCGCCGCACCAGGTCTCGATGTTCTTCTCGCACCTGCACTGGGACCACGTGCAGGGCTTCCCCTTCTTCACGCCCGCGTACCTGCCGACGTCGGAGCTGACGCTGTACGGCCCCGGGGCCAACGGGGCGCAGGCGCTCCAGGCGGAGCTGGCCGCGCAGATGCAGCCGCCGCACTTCCCGGTGCCGCTGTCCATCATGCGCTCGCGCATGGACTTCCGCTCCGCGCTGCACGCGCGCCCCGTGGAGGTGGGGCCCTTCAAGGTGACGCCCATCGACGTGCCGCACCCGCAAGGCTGCCTGGCGTATCGCGTGGAGGCGGAGGGGCACTCGTTCATCTACGCCACCGACGTGGAGGTGTGCATGAAGGACCTGTCTCCGGAGGTCGCGCGCCTGTTCGAGGGCGCGGACGTGCTGTGCCTCGACGCGCAGTACACGCCGGAGGAGTACGAGGGCGTGCGGGGCATCTCCAAGAAGGGCTGGGGCCACTCGACGATGATGGACGCGGCGGGCGTGGCGAAGACGGTGGGCGCGCGGCGGCTGTGCCTGTTCCACCACGACCCGGCGCACACGGACGAGGTCCTCGAGGACATGGCGGAGCAGGCCCGCGCCGTGTTCCCGGTGGTCGAGCCGGCGCGCGAGGGACAGCGCCTGGTGCTGGGCCGCGCGGCCAGCGCGTGA
- a CDS encoding sigma 54-interacting transcriptional regulator produces MAVECYGGSTAFVLPPLPTMPSPTDVTQVLLPFGGLVGREVDLDAFLQTLMDRIAATMQADRGTLWLLDPARRELFSRAAHLPEVSQIRVKLGQGVAGTVAEQGRPINMPDPRGEHRFYADIDRMTGYRTNSLLAVPLRDADGALYGVLQVLNRRGGEHFSEDEGARLEAIASQVSTALQSTSLYQELQRAKDQPQAPVGYFFNRIIGESPQLQAIYRLVRKAAPTDATVLLRGESGSGKELFARAVHVNGPRRDKPFVKVDCAALPATLIENELFGHERGAFTGADHRVPGKFEAADGGTVFIDEIGELPLPVQGKLLRVLQDREFDRVGGTQAVKVDVRIVAATHRDLARMVAEGRFREDLYYRIKVVEVVLPPLRERGAEDIERLTRHFIATAARRHRLPPPRLHPTALERLKHYRWPGNVRELENCIESAVVLCEGEILEEHLPLPTVDRPLPAPGATTPPTSVSPARASPAEPGLLPLAEVERRHILHVLDAVKGNRTAAAKVLEIGRNTLARKLKEYGLGDEV; encoded by the coding sequence ATGGCTGTCGAATGTTATGGTGGGAGCACGGCGTTCGTGCTCCCGCCGCTGCCCACCATGCCCTCCCCCACGGACGTCACCCAGGTCTTGTTGCCCTTCGGCGGACTCGTCGGGCGCGAGGTCGACCTGGACGCCTTCCTCCAGACGTTGATGGACCGCATCGCGGCCACGATGCAGGCGGACCGGGGCACGCTGTGGCTGTTGGACCCGGCGCGGCGGGAGCTGTTCAGCCGCGCCGCCCACCTGCCGGAGGTGTCGCAGATCCGCGTGAAGCTGGGCCAGGGCGTGGCGGGCACTGTGGCCGAGCAGGGCCGCCCCATCAACATGCCCGACCCGCGGGGTGAGCACCGCTTCTACGCGGACATCGACCGGATGACGGGCTACCGCACCAACAGCCTGCTGGCGGTGCCGCTGCGCGACGCGGACGGCGCGCTCTACGGCGTGCTCCAGGTGCTCAACCGGCGCGGCGGCGAGCACTTCTCCGAGGACGAAGGCGCGCGGCTGGAGGCCATCGCCTCGCAGGTGAGCACCGCGCTGCAGAGCACCAGCCTCTACCAGGAGCTGCAGCGCGCCAAGGACCAGCCCCAGGCCCCCGTCGGCTACTTCTTCAACCGCATCATCGGCGAGTCCCCCCAGCTCCAGGCCATCTACCGGCTGGTGCGCAAGGCCGCGCCCACGGACGCCACGGTGCTGCTGCGCGGGGAGAGCGGCAGCGGCAAGGAGCTGTTCGCCCGCGCCGTGCACGTCAACGGGCCGCGCCGGGACAAGCCCTTCGTCAAGGTGGACTGCGCGGCGCTGCCGGCGACGCTCATCGAGAACGAGCTGTTCGGCCACGAGCGAGGCGCCTTCACCGGCGCGGACCACCGCGTGCCCGGCAAGTTCGAGGCGGCCGACGGCGGCACGGTGTTCATCGACGAGATTGGCGAGCTGCCCCTGCCCGTGCAGGGCAAGCTGCTGCGCGTCCTCCAGGACCGGGAGTTCGACCGCGTGGGAGGCACGCAGGCGGTGAAGGTCGACGTGCGCATCGTCGCCGCCACGCACCGGGACCTGGCCCGCATGGTGGCCGAGGGCCGGTTCCGCGAGGACCTCTACTACCGCATCAAGGTCGTGGAGGTGGTGCTGCCTCCGCTGCGCGAGCGCGGCGCCGAGGACATCGAGCGACTGACGCGCCACTTCATCGCCACCGCGGCCCGACGCCACAGGTTGCCCCCACCCCGCCTCCACCCCACCGCCCTGGAGCGGCTCAAGCACTACCGTTGGCCCGGCAACGTGCGCGAGCTGGAGAACTGCATCGAGAGCGCCGTCGTGCTCTGCGAGGGAGAGATTCTCGAGGAGCACCTGCCTCTCCCCACCGTGGACCGGCCCCTCCCGGCCCCGGGAGCGACGACGCCCCCCACCTCCGTCTCCCCCGCACGCGCGAGTCCCGCCGAGCCGGGCCTGCTCCCCCTGGCGGAGGTGGAACGTCGCCATATCCTTCACGTCCTGGACGCGGTGAAGGGCAACCGCACCGCCGCCGCCAAGGTCCTCGAAATCGGGCGCAACACCCTGGCGCGCAAGCTCAAGGAGTACGGGCTCGGCGACGAGGTCTGA
- a CDS encoding serine/threonine-protein kinase — translation MTTTQACPNCGVQHDIRVYVSGQRVTCKCGIRFEVRRLDVQGTRSGLSGISRGGSEHTRDTVVPGADLPRPPSGVEVLLPGVAVDGGVGGGGSVVGSTAGGVADVAPRAGDGMFPGGAGPGQDSGVCVGTGRTGSNGVALPGVAFEAASGGAPVEGEGGVPSSSGVALPSSEPDSEAAVGRTVVRTGAPTGRGDAGSDLDVHAANTVLGTAGTVMLPGFELRELLGRGGMGEVWLARQVSLGRTVAVKLLPPRLAKDPEFVARFEKEATVLAALNHPHIVQIIDRGVVGEHYYFVMEFVEGRSLREAMASSSLTPQQALKWLLQAARAIECAHDKDIIHRDLKPENILLDGRGHVKVADFGLAGMRQSDTAHHLTATAVAMGTLNYMAPEQRRDAKSVDGRADLFSLGVVLYEVLTGELPLGRFKLPSRKVPGLDPRVDTVVERLLETDPEARYANARELCDALEAMISSSSGPALPSAGATERRPTTARGNSQLTRKLRLGWRRVRGGLSLVGGLAVLGLGVRWLVGPVSLHVGQGDNRGQVAAPQGPTKPWPPNTYHEVFASADLVPAEKPGGSSRFEVSFNTNGSEEINLHSGEWKLVDGQLQARQGGKETQGRRLVPRAYVAHRYFAADDFDAQVLMDVKALGKDYAEEPDAQHYGELSFRIRDLQVSAFAIPDVGMRLAWRYFSDDGQEVVGNSAQDTDGLVEDEMPLPAEGPYTVRLKMSRAKGGVLVEGYLGRHRFARKLLPGLENRVGKVALGCRNLACTFDDLKVKGRLEERPPRKVAAGQEQ, via the coding sequence ATGACCACGACGCAGGCGTGTCCCAACTGCGGGGTCCAGCACGACATCCGCGTCTACGTCAGCGGGCAGCGCGTGACGTGCAAGTGCGGCATCCGCTTCGAGGTGCGGCGGTTGGACGTCCAGGGCACGCGTTCGGGGCTGTCGGGCATCTCGCGGGGCGGGTCGGAGCACACGCGGGACACGGTGGTGCCGGGGGCGGACTTGCCGAGGCCGCCGTCCGGGGTGGAGGTGCTGCTCCCGGGCGTCGCGGTGGATGGGGGCGTGGGGGGTGGGGGAAGTGTCGTGGGGTCGACAGCGGGGGGCGTGGCTGACGTCGCTCCGCGAGCGGGTGATGGAATGTTCCCGGGCGGGGCCGGACCGGGGCAGGACAGTGGAGTTTGCGTGGGTACGGGTCGCACGGGTTCGAACGGTGTGGCGCTTCCGGGCGTGGCCTTCGAGGCGGCGTCGGGGGGCGCGCCGGTGGAGGGCGAGGGCGGCGTGCCGTCCTCGAGTGGGGTGGCGCTGCCTTCGTCCGAGCCGGATTCCGAGGCGGCCGTGGGCCGGACGGTGGTGCGCACGGGCGCGCCCACGGGGCGTGGGGACGCGGGGTCCGACCTGGACGTGCACGCGGCGAACACGGTCCTCGGGACCGCCGGGACGGTGATGCTGCCGGGGTTCGAGCTGCGGGAGCTGCTCGGGCGCGGCGGCATGGGCGAGGTCTGGCTGGCGCGGCAGGTGTCGCTGGGGCGGACGGTGGCGGTGAAGCTGCTGCCGCCCCGGTTGGCGAAGGACCCGGAGTTCGTCGCCCGCTTCGAGAAGGAGGCCACGGTCCTGGCCGCCCTCAATCACCCGCACATCGTGCAGATCATCGACCGGGGCGTGGTGGGGGAGCACTACTACTTCGTGATGGAGTTCGTGGAGGGCCGCTCGCTGCGCGAGGCCATGGCCTCCAGCTCGCTCACGCCGCAGCAGGCGCTGAAGTGGCTGCTCCAGGCGGCGCGCGCCATCGAGTGCGCGCACGACAAGGACATCATCCACCGCGACCTCAAGCCGGAGAACATCCTGCTGGATGGGCGCGGCCACGTGAAGGTCGCGGACTTCGGGCTGGCGGGCATGCGCCAGTCCGACACGGCGCACCACCTCACCGCCACGGCGGTGGCCATGGGGACGTTGAACTACATGGCCCCGGAGCAGCGGCGCGACGCGAAGAGCGTGGACGGGCGCGCGGACCTCTTCTCGCTGGGCGTGGTGCTCTACGAGGTCCTCACCGGAGAGTTGCCGCTGGGGCGCTTCAAGCTGCCGTCGCGCAAGGTGCCGGGGCTGGACCCGCGCGTGGACACGGTGGTGGAGCGGCTGCTGGAGACGGACCCGGAGGCGCGCTACGCGAACGCTCGCGAGCTGTGCGACGCGCTCGAGGCGATGATCTCCAGCTCGTCGGGCCCCGCGTTGCCGTCGGCGGGGGCGACCGAGCGGCGTCCCACCACGGCGCGTGGCAACAGCCAGTTGACGCGCAAGCTGCGGCTGGGGTGGCGGCGGGTGCGTGGCGGGTTGTCCCTGGTGGGCGGCCTCGCGGTGCTGGGGCTCGGGGTGCGCTGGCTGGTGGGGCCGGTCAGCCTCCACGTGGGCCAGGGTGACAACCGTGGACAGGTGGCGGCGCCGCAGGGGCCCACGAAGCCGTGGCCGCCGAACACGTACCACGAGGTCTTCGCCTCGGCGGACCTGGTTCCCGCGGAGAAGCCGGGTGGCTCGTCCCGCTTCGAGGTGTCGTTCAACACGAATGGCTCCGAGGAGATCAACCTCCACAGCGGCGAGTGGAAGCTGGTGGATGGACAGCTCCAGGCGCGTCAGGGGGGCAAGGAGACCCAGGGGCGCAGGCTGGTGCCCCGCGCGTACGTGGCGCACCGGTACTTCGCGGCCGACGACTTCGACGCGCAGGTGCTGATGGACGTGAAGGCGCTCGGGAAGGACTACGCCGAGGAGCCCGACGCCCAGCACTACGGTGAGCTGTCGTTCCGCATCCGGGACCTCCAGGTCTCCGCCTTCGCGATTCCGGACGTGGGCATGCGGCTGGCGTGGCGCTACTTCTCCGACGATGGTCAGGAAGTCGTGGGCAACAGCGCGCAGGACACGGACGGCCTCGTCGAGGACGAGATGCCGCTGCCCGCCGAAGGCCCCTACACGGTGCGGCTGAAGATGAGCCGGGCGAAGGGTGGGGTGCTGGTGGAGGGATACCTCGGGCGCCACCGCTTCGCGCGCAAGCTGTTGCCGGGGCTGGAGAACCGCGTCGGCAAGGTGGCGCTCGGCTGTCGCAACCTCGCGTGCACGTTCGACGACCTGAAGGTCAAGGGGCGCCTGGAGGAGCGGCCTCCGCGCAAGGTGGCCGCGGGCCAGGAGCAGTGA
- a CDS encoding adenylate/guanylate cyclase domain-containing protein, translating to MSQAPAPINPKSGQLRGPRLTGRFADGSLGEFPLGPLTSLGRHPSNTLRLVDREVSKEHATIERVGKDFVLKDLGSSNGTFVNGKRVKELRLRDGDEIALGSSRLIFHSGEPPVNHEAPTAPGVTVVAQSVSMPAFLAQMDQVPQNFRPVDQVADVEALRRDYEKLRIAHEFHRQVSLQGSQTGLFDQILKVAFQLLAADHGVILKVSGDGEFIPAAVHHRTGKAVNVMLSDTVLKRVVETGKAVLTADAIIDERFSGAQSIVAQGIRSAMAVPLMVKTKIQAVLFLDSRQQINAFSEKDLNILSGIASQASIALENVVLGEQIRAEAVTRAELSRFLSKAVADAVISGETEDLRQSRLAEVSCLFADIRGFTTISENESPQEVVAMLNTFFTSMADVVFRYEGNLDKFIGDCVMAVWGPPLSHPDDSARAMRAALEMQDAVEAINRQRVAVGKAPIEVGIGINTGQAVVGYMGSAERHEFTAIGDTVNTASRLCGMAKSGEVLASESTVRKAGAGFDVEALPALQVKGKEKAVPTYRIHGVEHTTAASPRRA from the coding sequence GAGGTCTCCAAGGAGCATGCGACCATCGAACGCGTGGGCAAGGACTTCGTCCTCAAGGACCTGGGGTCCTCCAACGGCACGTTCGTCAACGGCAAGCGCGTGAAGGAGCTGCGCCTGCGGGACGGGGATGAGATCGCCCTGGGCTCCTCGCGCCTCATCTTCCACAGCGGCGAGCCGCCGGTGAACCACGAGGCGCCCACCGCGCCTGGCGTGACGGTGGTGGCGCAGTCGGTGTCCATGCCCGCCTTCCTGGCGCAGATGGACCAGGTGCCGCAGAACTTCCGTCCGGTGGACCAGGTGGCGGACGTGGAGGCGCTGCGCCGCGACTACGAGAAGCTGCGCATCGCCCACGAGTTCCACCGGCAGGTGAGCCTGCAGGGCAGCCAGACGGGGCTGTTCGATCAGATCCTCAAGGTCGCCTTCCAGCTGCTGGCGGCGGACCACGGCGTCATCCTCAAGGTGTCCGGGGACGGCGAGTTCATCCCCGCCGCGGTGCACCACCGCACGGGCAAGGCCGTCAACGTGATGCTCTCCGACACCGTGCTCAAGCGGGTGGTGGAGACGGGCAAGGCGGTGCTGACGGCGGACGCCATCATCGACGAGCGCTTCTCCGGGGCGCAGAGCATCGTCGCCCAGGGCATCCGGTCCGCCATGGCGGTGCCGCTGATGGTGAAGACGAAGATCCAGGCGGTGCTGTTCCTGGACAGCCGGCAGCAGATCAACGCCTTCTCGGAGAAGGACCTGAACATCCTCTCCGGCATCGCCTCGCAGGCGAGCATCGCGCTGGAGAACGTGGTGCTGGGCGAGCAGATCCGCGCGGAGGCGGTGACGCGCGCGGAGCTCAGCCGCTTCCTGTCGAAGGCGGTGGCGGACGCGGTGATCTCCGGCGAGACGGAGGACCTGCGCCAGAGCCGGCTGGCCGAGGTGAGCTGCCTGTTCGCGGACATCCGCGGCTTCACCACCATCTCCGAGAACGAGTCGCCGCAGGAGGTGGTGGCGATGCTCAACACCTTCTTCACGTCGATGGCGGACGTGGTGTTCCGCTACGAGGGGAACCTGGACAAGTTCATCGGCGACTGCGTCATGGCGGTGTGGGGCCCGCCGCTGTCGCACCCGGACGACTCGGCGCGGGCGATGCGGGCGGCGCTGGAGATGCAGGACGCGGTGGAGGCCATCAACCGGCAGCGCGTCGCGGTGGGCAAGGCGCCCATCGAGGTCGGCATCGGCATCAACACCGGTCAGGCCGTCGTCGGGTACATGGGCAGCGCGGAGCGGCACGAGTTCACCGCCATCGGCGACACCGTGAACACCGCGTCGCGCCTGTGTGGCATGGCGAAGAGCGGCGAGGTGCTGGCGTCCGAGTCGACCGTCCGCAAGGCGGGCGCCGGGTTCGACGTGGAGGCGCTGCCAGCGCTGCAGGTGAAGGGCAAGGAGAAGGCCGTGCCCACCTACCGCATCCACGGCGTGGAACACACGACCGCCGCCTCCCCGCGCCGCGCATGA